Part of the Natrinema salinisoli genome is shown below.
AGAGCGGAATCAGCCGATCGGCACGGACGGTCGCGTACTCCGCCAGCCCGCCGTTGTAGAGACTGAACCGCTCACAGTAGCTCTCCGGCCCCTCCCGACAGAACCGACAGGAGCCACACGTCTGATTCGGACAGAGGAGGACTCGGTCCCCCGTCTCGATGCCGTCGACGTCGTCCCCGATTGCGGAGACGGTCCCCGAAACGTCCATCCCGGCCACGTACGGGAGTTGGTCCTCGTCGACCCAGAAATCGCCGTTGAGAATCCACAGATCGTGGTGATTGATCGAACAGGCCTCGACCTTGAGGACCGCTTCCTCGGGCCCGGGCTCAGGATCGTCGAACGATTCGATCGTCACGTGTTCCGGCCCGCCGAATCCAGTGAACGCTGCAGCGCGCATGTCTCCTCGCTCGAAGGCCATCGGTATATAATTCCCGTTCAGCGAGGGCGGAACGGGTCCAGTCGGTAAGTGACAAGCTGACACGTGCCGTGTCCCGACGGCCTCGCCGGAGTGAGCGGTCCCGTTCTCCCCGATCCGCGGAAGCGTTTTATTCCCGGATGAGATTTAGTAGCACATGTCATCGGCCGTCGACTACACCGTCGATTCGGATCGAGCGACCGCGCTCGTCACGCTCGATCGTCCCGACTCGCTGAATACGCTGAACGAGCGCTTGATCGACGAACTGTGCGACGCGATCGCTCGAGCGGAGGCCGACGACGAGGTGAGAGCGATCGTCCTTCGCGGTGCGGGTGATAAGGCGTTCTCGGCCGGCTACGATATCGCCCCAGCAGAGGAAGATGGGGAGGAAGCAGACCCCGTTCCGTCGGTCGACGACCTTCTCGACGAGTTCGACGCCGCGACCGATCACGTCCACGCCGTCTGGGAGTGTGACTCACCGGTGATCGCCGCCGTCGACGGCTACTGTCTCGCCGGCGGGAGCGATCTGGCGATGGCGTGTGACCTCGTGATCGCGACCGACGAGTCGGAGTTCGGCTATCCGGGGCTGCGGATGGCCGGCGTCCCGCCGACGCTCGTCTATCCGTTCGTCATGAACCTCCACGAGGCGAAAGAACTGCTCCTCTCGGGCAAGGTCGTCGACGCGCAGCGAGCGTCGGAGTTAGGGATGGTCAATCGCGTCGTTTCCCGGGACCGACTCATGGCGACGGTCTTCGCGGAGGTCGAAGAGATCCGAAAGATGCCGGGAAACAACGTTCGCATCCTCAAACAGGTACTCAACGGTACCGCGGAGATGCAAGGCGCGAAGCCGATGTTCAAGTTCAGCGAACTGTTCGACGCGCTCGGCCACCACACGGAGTACGGGAGAGAGTATTATCGCATCGCGGCGACCGAGGGGTTCGACGCGGCGCTCGAGTACATGAACGAGCGGAACAAGGGAACGAGGCCGCCCGAGTGACCGGAACGAAGAAACGATATCGATCGAACGATCGTCAACATCACGATCGCACTGCCGACCGCACTCAGTCCTCGTCTCGGAGCTTGTACTTCTGTATCTTTCCGCTCGGGTTCTTGGGGAGGTCGTCGCGGAACTCGTACCGCCGCGGCCGCTTGAACTCGGCGAGGTCGTCGCTCGCTCGACAGAACTCGTCGAGGTCGTCCGCGGTCAGGTCGCCGTCCGGAACGACGTGCGCGACGACGCGTTCGCCCCACTGGTTGTCTTCCTCGCCGATCACCGCGACTTCGGCGACGCCGTCGTGCTGGTAGAGGACGTTCTCGATTTCGGTCGGGTAGATGTTCTCGCCGCCGCTGATGATCATGTCGTCGATCCTGTCGACCAGGAAGAGGTACCCGTCCTCGTTGAGATAGCCCGCATCGCCCGTGAAGAACCAGCCATCGCGGATCGCGTCCGCCGTCTTCTCCGGCAGGTTCCAGTATTCGTCCATCATCGGCGGACCCTGCAGGATGATCTCACCGGTTTCCCCTGTCTCGACGGTATCATCTGGCGTGACGGGGTCGTTCGGTTCCTCGTTCTCGGTCGGCTCGACGATCCGGACCTCGTGGTTCGGCGCGGCCCGCCCGACACTCTCGAGGTGTTCCCGAACCTCGAAGGGGAGGATGAACGTCGCGCACGGCCCCATCTCCGTCATCCCGTAGGCCGTGGCGTAGTCCTCGGTGAACGTCTCGATACACTCCTCGAGCAGCGATGGCGGCATCGGGGCAGCCCCGTAGACGCCGAGTTCGAGCGACGACCCGTCGAACGACGCCATCTCGTTCGATTCCTCGAGCAGTTTCCCCCAGATACGCGAGGCCACGAAGAGGTGTGTCGCCCGTTCTTCGTCGACGATCTCGAGGGCACGTCGTGGGTCGAAATCGTGGAGGACTACCGATTTCGCGCCGAGGTTGATCCGCGTGAGGAGTCCGCAATTGAGTTCGGCGTTGTGATACAGCGGCATCGCCGAGATCCCGATATCCGTGAAATCGAGCCCCATCTGGCCGGCGTATAGCATGTTGTGGTACGTCGCGTCTCTGTGAGAGTGGACGACTCCCTTCGGTCGGCCGGTGGTCCCGCTCGTGTACATGATCGCGTACTGGTCCGTCGGATCGACCGAGACGGACGGCGTTCCGGCGTCGGTACGCTCGAGCAGCTCGTGGAACCCAGCGGCGTATTCGGGCGTCCGTTCGACGTCGTCGTCGACGTACACGTACTCCTCGATCGTCCCGAACTCGTCGCGGCCGCTCTCGACCGTGTCTCGCGTCGCCTCTTCGAAGACGAGGACCGTCGATTCGGAATCGTCGAGTATGTAGCCGACCTCACTGGGTGCGAGGCGGTAATTTACGGGATTGAAGACGGCGCCGGCCCGCAGGAGGCCAAACAGTGCGATAGAGAACTCCGAAGAGTTGTGGAGCAACAGTGAAACGCGATCGCCGCGTTCGACACCGCGCTCTCGGAGTGCGTTCGCGAACCGATTCACTCTGTCATCGAATTCGGCGTAGGTGAGACGGACGTCCTTTCGGGGGTAGACGATCGCTTCCTGATCTGGATACTTCCGCGTCGTCCGCGACAGCGTCTCCGGTAGCGTGGGAAGATAACCCATACCTCTCTGTATTCGGGATCAGCGTGTTAGCTTTTTCGTCCACAACCCGCCGACCGTCACGGGGATTTATTAGAGGAACCGATCTCTATTCGAGCGGACATGCAGGAGTACGAAAACCTAGCGGTGACGCTCGACGACGACGTCCTCCAGATCGCAATCGACCGCCCGGACGCGCTTAACGCGGTAAACGCTCCGCTACACGCCGAACTCGCCGAGGTATTCGACGACGCCTACGACGCCGACGCGAGGGTGATCGTTCTCACCGGGAACGGCGACGCGTTCTCCGCCGGCGGCGACGTAAACTGGATGAAAGAGAGCGTCGAGGAGCCCGGCAAGTTCCTCGAGACGGCCCGAGAGGGGGAGGAGATCATCGAGAGCATCGTCAACCTCGAGAAACCAGTGATCGCGAAGGTAAACGGCGATGCGACGGGACTGGGGGCAACGCTCGCGCTCTTCTGTGATATCGTCATGATGAGCGAGGACGCACGGATCGGGGACCCACACGTGAACGTCGCCCTCGTCGCCGGGGACGGCGGCGCGGTCATCTGGCCGCTACTGACGAGTCTCAACAAGGCGAAGGAGCTGCTGATGACGGGCGACTTGCTCTCCGCCGAGGAAGCCGAAGACCTCGGACTCGTCAATCACGTGGTCCCCGCCGCCGAACTGGATGATGCCACCGACGAGATGGTCGCCAAGCTAGCGACGGGGCCCCAAACGGCGATCAGGTACACGAAGAAGACCCTGAACAGCTGGCTCGAACTCGGGAACGATCTCGCGCTGACGAAAGGCATCGCGCTCGAGGCGGCAGCGCAACAGCATCCGGACCACGAGGAGGCCGTCCAGGCGTTCCTCGATAAGCGACAGCCCGACTTCCCGAGCGGTCGCGATCGTGAGTAGTACCGCTTCGAATACCAAGAGAATCGAATGGTATCGATTATCTGCAGACAAAGTAGACGAGGAAAAATAATACAATGACAACAGCACTGACGGCGGAACACGAGGCAATTCGCGATGCGGTTCGCGAATTCGCAGAAACGGAGATCGAACCGGTCGCCAGAGACTACGACGAACCCGGTGTGGTACAGTTCCCTCGGGAAATCTTTCAGGATGCCGCCGATCTGGACTTCCTTGCTCCGCACTATCCCGAGGAGTACGGCGGTGCCGGGATGGATTTCCTCGCGTCGGTCATCGTCCACGAGGAGTTCAACCGTGCGGATCCCGGAATTGGGACCGCCGTTCTGACCGGCAAGTTCGGTACCGAACTGCTTCTCGAGTACGGTGAGGACTGGCAGAAAGACGAGTTCCTCCGACCGGTCCTCGAAGGCGAGGCTGTGTGTGGCACGTCCATCAGCGAACCGGACGCGGGAAGCGACGTCGCCGGGATGCGGACGACTGCCGAGAAGGACGGCGACGAGTGGGTCCTCAACGGGAGCAAGACGTGGGCGAGCAATAGTCCCGTCGCGGAGTTCATGATCGTCATGGCAAAGACGACACCCGATGCGGGCCACAACGGAATTAGTGCCTTTATCGTACCGACCGAAACGGACGGGTTTGAGGTCGGACGCGATATCGAGAAGATGGGACTTCGGGCGAGTCCGACCGCGGAAATCAACATCTCGGACGCACGGATTCCCGCCGACTATCTCGTCGGGGAGGAGGACCGCGGTTTCATTCAACTGATGAAGTTCTTCAACGAGAACCGCATTCTCGTGGCAGCGAACGCGCTCGGTGCGGCCGCTGGTGCGTTTCGCCACGCGTTCGAATATACACAGGAACGCGAGGCCTTCGATCAGAAGATCGGGGAGTTCCAGGGCCTCCAGTGGAAACTCGCGGATATGATGACCGGGATCGAAACCGCCCGTTCAACCACGTATCGAGCGGCCGGCGAGTTGATGGCCGGTAACGATCCGCGACGCCTCGCCTCCATCGCCAAGTATTACACGAGCGAAGTCTGCGAAGACGTTTGTTCCGAAGCCGTGCAGATCCACGGCGGCTACGGCTACACGCGGGAGTTCCCGGTGGAAAAGTTCTATCGGGATTCCCGAGTCCAGAAGATCGTCGAGGGAACGAGCGAGATTCAAAAGAACATAATCTACGATAGCCTCGAGTAGCGGTCTCAGTATCGGCTCCGAAACGAGCCGCTGTCGTTCCAGTGATCGGATCCTCCGACTACGAACGCGTACTCGGTGTGAACCGATTTCACTGGAAATGATCTGTCTCACTGCCGTTCGATCGAGAACGGTATTAGTTATAAGGTATCGGAATCGGAATTCCGGGTAGCATTCTCGAGGGAGTCGCGCTCATTCCCAGAGATAGTATAAGGTATATTATAGAAAGACATATAGGGTAACCTCCGGGACTTATTGGTGGTCGATACCAATGAGCAGAGAGGCTAGTCAGCAGAATTGCGATAGTAGTAGCAACTCCGGGAGAACGAATCGACGAACTGTTTTGAAGACTGTAGGGGCGGGTGCAGCAGTCACGTCGATTGCTGGCTGTCTGGGCGGTAGTGGCGGTACGGGTGAAACGATAAAAATCGGGCACGTCATGCCCGTCGAGACCGACAACGGGCTCGGCTCAGAGCGGTCGGCACAGTTAGCGGTCGACCAATTAAACGAGAACGGAGGTATCCTCGACAGAGATGTCGAACTCGTCACGGCCGACTCCGCTGGCCAACCGTCCGAAGCACACTCTGTAGTGACGGAAATGATCAGCCGAGATAACATTCGGATGCTGGTCGGAACGGTCGTGAGCGAGGTAGCGCTCTCGCTGGCCGATCTGGTGGCCGAAAACGACCTCCCGTTCCTGATCACCGGCGCAGCGTCACCGCGTATTTTCGCCGAAAACCACGCACAAAACTACGACCAGTTCAAGAGCATCTTCCGTCCAGGGCCAGTCAACTCGATCAAACAGGCCGAATACCTCGCACAGTACGGCCAATTCCTCAGCGAAGAACACGGGTGGGACACGATGGCTGTCGTCTGCGAGGACGCCGCGTGGACGCAAGATATCACGGACATGACCGCGAGTCTGCTCGAAGAAAACGGGATAGACGTCGCGGTCAACGAGCGGGTCGCGCTCGACACGAACGACTGGACGCCGATCCTCGACCAGGTCGAGAGCTCCGGTGCACAGACGATGATCGGAGCGCTTTCGCACATTCCGATTACCGGCATGACATCGTCCTGGTCGCGAAACGAGTACCCGTTCTCGCTCGACGGCGTCATGATCGCTGCGCAGTCGCCGCAGTTCTGGTCTGACACACAGGGGACGGCCGAATACCTGTCCACCGCGACCTCCGCTGCGGACGGATTCGCGGACATTACACCGAAAACGAGCGAAGTCATGGACGCCTACCAGTCCGAGTACGATTCGCGACCGACGACGCCCACGTTCGTCGGTTTCATTACCCACGACGCGATCAACCTCTACGCAGAGGCCGTCGAGCGCGCTGGGACCGCGAACCATCGGGAGGACATCGATTCGATCGTCGAAGAACTCCAAGCGACCGACTTCGAAGGATCGTACGGACAAATTCAGTTCCAGGGGCCCGACGGCGAGTACCCCAACGACGTGTACCCGGGTGAAGGGCCGGGCGACGAATTCGCGCCGTTCACTATCACTCAGTGGCAGGCGGCGGAAGATGGCAACGGTATCGGTGATACGGATGGAACGAAACGTTGTGTCTGGCCCGAGACGTACCAGAACGGCGATCATCAGACGCCGTCCTGGATGTAACGTGAAATAATATGATATCAGATATAATCACAATACTCATCGTTGGGGCAATGATCAGTGCGATCTACGCGCTGATCGCAATCGGATTCACGATGATCTTCGGCGTCGGAGGGATACTCAATCTGACCCACGGTGCGTTACTCATGATCGCCGCCTACGCATACTTCGTCACCCAGCCGTATATCGGTCGAGCTGGGGGTGTACTCGTCGGGATCGTCCTCGCTGGGGTCGCGTCGTATGGCGTCTACATGGGTCTCGTCAGATACATCGAAGAGAACGTGGTCATCACGTTTATGGCGACGATTATGGCCGCGCTCGCCTTGCAGGAAGCGATGACGATGGCGTTCTCCCAGCAGGCTCAGGTTCTCACACCGATACTGCCGGGCTCTGTCGCTGTCGCGGGAACCCGCATGCAGTACGATCAGCTGCTGGCGTTCGTCTTTTCGTGGGTAATGATCGGAATGCTGTGGTACTACGTCACGAACACGAAGGACGGGCGAGCGATCCTCGCAACGTCGATGAGTGAGCGAGGTGCGATTTTCACCGGTGTCGACCTGCCTCGCGTTCGGCGGCAGACGTGGCTCATCGCGGGCGCGTTCGCCGGTGTCGGCGGCATCTTCATCGGTCGGCTCCAGCAGACCAGTCCCGAAATGTGGCTCGAGCCGTTGACGCTCGCCTTTATGATCGTCATTATCGGAGGCGTTGGATCGATCAAGGGGTCGATCATCGCGGCGTACCTGATCGGCTACATCGAAACGCTCACGGTTGCACTTCTCGGCGCTCCGTATCGCGTCGTGGTAGCGTTACTGATCATCATCGCGGTGATCATGTACCGGCCAGAAGGCCTCTACGGGAGGGAGTACCTTGAGTAACGAATACGACCGTTCCGGCGAACCGATAGTACAGCGATTCACGAGAGAATTCCTCGGCGAACCGAACAGATACCAGATCGCAGCGGGCGGGGTCGCGCTCCTCGCGCTCCTCACCGTGCCGTTCTGGGCTGGTCAGTATCTGTACGTATTCGCGCTAGCGAGCATCTGGGCCATCTTCGCAATGGGATGGGACATCATTAGCGGGCACACCAATTACATCAGTTTCGGTCACTCGGCATTATCCGGCGGGGCTGCGTACACGACCGGCGTTCTCGTTCACAACGTTAACCCGGATATGGCAATGTACATTACGTTCCCGCTGTCGATCTTGGCAGCGATCGTCATTGGTCTCCTGTTCGCTGTGCCGACGCTGCGACTCGAAGGGCCGTACTTCTCGTTGATCACGCTCTTGGGCGTGTTGGTGCTGACCCAGTTGGTCTACATCTACGGGGAGTACACCGGCGGCGAGCTGGGGATCACTGCCGTGTCGACGTTCACGTACAATCTCACGAACCTGTACTATTACACGCTGATTCCGATGCTGCTCATCGGTGCCGTACTGGTCGTGGTGAGCCAGTCGAACATTGGACGGATCCTGCGCGCGATCGGAGAAAACGAAGCCGCAATCGAGTCCTCAGGAATCGATACGACGAGATTCAAATTATGGGCGTTCCTGATGAGCGCTATCACGATGGGAATCGGCGGTGCTATGCTCGCCCACTTCTACGGGAACATCACTCCATCGACGGTGCTCGTGGTCGATCGAAGCCTCGAAATGGTCGCCATCGCAGTGATCGGCGGCATGGGAACGATCGCTGGACCGATTGGCGGTGCGTTCGTCTTCATCATCCTCCGCGACGAGGTGCTGACGGTCTTCGGATCGACCGGCCGTTGGCTTGCACTGTGGCTAATCGTGTTGTTCTTCCTCGTGTTCCTCCGGGACGGGATCTTCCCGTTTATTTGGTCTCGAATCGGCTCCATCGGCGGTGATCGCAATGAGTAGTGACACAGTCTTCCGGATCGATGAGTTGCGAAAAGAGTTCGGCGGCCTCGTCGCCGTCGACGACCTGTCGTTCGATCTCCGGGACGACGAGATTC
Proteins encoded:
- a CDS encoding enoyl-CoA hydratase/isomerase family protein; translated protein: MSSAVDYTVDSDRATALVTLDRPDSLNTLNERLIDELCDAIARAEADDEVRAIVLRGAGDKAFSAGYDIAPAEEDGEEADPVPSVDDLLDEFDAATDHVHAVWECDSPVIAAVDGYCLAGGSDLAMACDLVIATDESEFGYPGLRMAGVPPTLVYPFVMNLHEAKELLLSGKVVDAQRASELGMVNRVVSRDRLMATVFAEVEEIRKMPGNNVRILKQVLNGTAEMQGAKPMFKFSELFDALGHHTEYGREYYRIAATEGFDAALEYMNERNKGTRPPE
- a CDS encoding long-chain-fatty-acid--CoA ligase, with amino-acid sequence MGYLPTLPETLSRTTRKYPDQEAIVYPRKDVRLTYAEFDDRVNRFANALRERGVERGDRVSLLLHNSSEFSIALFGLLRAGAVFNPVNYRLAPSEVGYILDDSESTVLVFEEATRDTVESGRDEFGTIEEYVYVDDDVERTPEYAAGFHELLERTDAGTPSVSVDPTDQYAIMYTSGTTGRPKGVVHSHRDATYHNMLYAGQMGLDFTDIGISAMPLYHNAELNCGLLTRINLGAKSVVLHDFDPRRALEIVDEERATHLFVASRIWGKLLEESNEMASFDGSSLELGVYGAAPMPPSLLEECIETFTEDYATAYGMTEMGPCATFILPFEVREHLESVGRAAPNHEVRIVEPTENEEPNDPVTPDDTVETGETGEIILQGPPMMDEYWNLPEKTADAIRDGWFFTGDAGYLNEDGYLFLVDRIDDMIISGGENIYPTEIENVLYQHDGVAEVAVIGEEDNQWGERVVAHVVPDGDLTADDLDEFCRASDDLAEFKRPRRYEFRDDLPKNPSGKIQKYKLRDED
- a CDS encoding enoyl-CoA hydratase/isomerase family protein, giving the protein MQEYENLAVTLDDDVLQIAIDRPDALNAVNAPLHAELAEVFDDAYDADARVIVLTGNGDAFSAGGDVNWMKESVEEPGKFLETAREGEEIIESIVNLEKPVIAKVNGDATGLGATLALFCDIVMMSEDARIGDPHVNVALVAGDGGAVIWPLLTSLNKAKELLMTGDLLSAEEAEDLGLVNHVVPAAELDDATDEMVAKLATGPQTAIRYTKKTLNSWLELGNDLALTKGIALEAAAQQHPDHEEAVQAFLDKRQPDFPSGRDRE
- a CDS encoding acyl-CoA dehydrogenase family protein, with the translated sequence MTTALTAEHEAIRDAVREFAETEIEPVARDYDEPGVVQFPREIFQDAADLDFLAPHYPEEYGGAGMDFLASVIVHEEFNRADPGIGTAVLTGKFGTELLLEYGEDWQKDEFLRPVLEGEAVCGTSISEPDAGSDVAGMRTTAEKDGDEWVLNGSKTWASNSPVAEFMIVMAKTTPDAGHNGISAFIVPTETDGFEVGRDIEKMGLRASPTAEINISDARIPADYLVGEEDRGFIQLMKFFNENRILVAANALGAAAGAFRHAFEYTQEREAFDQKIGEFQGLQWKLADMMTGIETARSTTYRAAGELMAGNDPRRLASIAKYYTSEVCEDVCSEAVQIHGGYGYTREFPVEKFYRDSRVQKIVEGTSEIQKNIIYDSLE
- a CDS encoding ABC transporter substrate-binding protein, whose translation is MKTVGAGAAVTSIAGCLGGSGGTGETIKIGHVMPVETDNGLGSERSAQLAVDQLNENGGILDRDVELVTADSAGQPSEAHSVVTEMISRDNIRMLVGTVVSEVALSLADLVAENDLPFLITGAASPRIFAENHAQNYDQFKSIFRPGPVNSIKQAEYLAQYGQFLSEEHGWDTMAVVCEDAAWTQDITDMTASLLEENGIDVAVNERVALDTNDWTPILDQVESSGAQTMIGALSHIPITGMTSSWSRNEYPFSLDGVMIAAQSPQFWSDTQGTAEYLSTATSAADGFADITPKTSEVMDAYQSEYDSRPTTPTFVGFITHDAINLYAEAVERAGTANHREDIDSIVEELQATDFEGSYGQIQFQGPDGEYPNDVYPGEGPGDEFAPFTITQWQAAEDGNGIGDTDGTKRCVWPETYQNGDHQTPSWM
- a CDS encoding branched-chain amino acid ABC transporter permease, translating into MISDIITILIVGAMISAIYALIAIGFTMIFGVGGILNLTHGALLMIAAYAYFVTQPYIGRAGGVLVGIVLAGVASYGVYMGLVRYIEENVVITFMATIMAALALQEAMTMAFSQQAQVLTPILPGSVAVAGTRMQYDQLLAFVFSWVMIGMLWYYVTNTKDGRAILATSMSERGAIFTGVDLPRVRRQTWLIAGAFAGVGGIFIGRLQQTSPEMWLEPLTLAFMIVIIGGVGSIKGSIIAAYLIGYIETLTVALLGAPYRVVVALLIIIAVIMYRPEGLYGREYLE
- a CDS encoding branched-chain amino acid ABC transporter permease; amino-acid sequence: MSNEYDRSGEPIVQRFTREFLGEPNRYQIAAGGVALLALLTVPFWAGQYLYVFALASIWAIFAMGWDIISGHTNYISFGHSALSGGAAYTTGVLVHNVNPDMAMYITFPLSILAAIVIGLLFAVPTLRLEGPYFSLITLLGVLVLTQLVYIYGEYTGGELGITAVSTFTYNLTNLYYYTLIPMLLIGAVLVVVSQSNIGRILRAIGENEAAIESSGIDTTRFKLWAFLMSAITMGIGGAMLAHFYGNITPSTVLVVDRSLEMVAIAVIGGMGTIAGPIGGAFVFIILRDEVLTVFGSTGRWLALWLIVLFFLVFLRDGIFPFIWSRIGSIGGDRNE